The genomic stretch CGCACCACTTCAGGGTGGTTGGAGATTTCCTGCGGGCGCAGTACCAGTTTGTCCTTGTAGCGCTCCAGATTGCCAAAGACATCGGCATTGCGCCGTTGCGACAGGGTGATCGAGCTGCCCGAGGCAAAGCTCAGCTTGCCGGCGTCGATCAGGTCGAAGGTCGAGTCCTGTAGCACTTCGGAGTACATGGTCAGGTCTTCGAACGGCGAATCGATCAGCCCGCACATCACCGAGTTGGCGATGCTCCCGATGCCAGCCTGGAGCGGGCCCAGTTTGTTGGTCATGCGGCCGGCGTCCACTTCCTGCTTGAAGAAGTTGATCAGGTGGTCGGCGATGGCCTGGGTCTCGTTGTCCGGTGGCAGCACCGTGGACGGCGAGTCCGACTGGTTGGTGATGACGATGGCGACGATCTTTTCCGGTGGAATCGGGATCGCGGTGCTGCCGATGCGATCGTCGACCTGGGTCAGCGGGATCGGCGTGCGGGTCGGACGGTAGGTCGGGATATAGATGTCGTGCAGACCTTCCAGGTTCGGGTTGTGCGCCAGGTTGATCTCGACGATCACCTGTTTGGCGAAAATCGCGAAGCTGGCGGAGTTGCCGACCGAGGTAGTCGGCACGATGTGGCCTTGTTCGGTGATGGCCACGGCTTCAATGACTGCGATGTCCGGCAGCTTCAGTTGCTGGTTGCGCAACTGCTCCACGGTTTCCGACAGGTGCTGGTCGATGAACATCACTTCGCCGGCGTTGATCGCCTTGCGCAGGGTGCTATCGACCTGGAATGGCATGCGGCGGGCCAGGACGCCCGCTTCGGTCAATTGTTTGTCGAGGTCGTTGCCCAGGCTGGCGCCGGTCATCAGGCTGATCTTCAGCGGCGTGACCTTGGCGCGCTCGGCCAGTGCGTGGGGCACCGCCTTGGCTTCGCCGGCGCGGGTGAAGCCGCTCATGCCGACGGTCATGCCGTCCTCAATCAGAGCGGCAGCCTCGGCGGCGCTCATCACCTTATCCAACAACGAAGGCAAGCGAATACGGTCACGGTACATGGATTATTATCTCGGGCAACGGAAGCAAGATGCGCAGTCTAGTGATTTCGAAAACATTCGTCCCGCTACCATGGTCGAATGCAGGCCCCTGATTTAGAGCCTTTGGTCGGGTAATCGAGGCCAATAAAAAACCCCAGCCTACGGGAGGCTGGGGTTTTTGGTATTGCCGTGGAGCAGTGTTTATTCGACTGCCTTGACCATATCTTCGATGACTTTCTTGGCGTCGCCAAAGACCATCATGGTCTTGTCCAGGTAGAACAGCTCGTTATCCAGGCCGGCATAACCGCTGGCCATCGAGCGCTTGTTGACGATGATGGTCTTGGCCTTGAAGGCCTCCAGAATCGGCATGCCGGCGATCGGCGACTTCGGATCGTTCTTCGCCGCCGGGTTGACCACGTCGTTGGCGCCGAGCAC from Pseudomonas sp. S04 encodes the following:
- a CDS encoding acetyl-CoA hydrolase/transferase family protein, translating into MYRDRIRLPSLLDKVMSAAEAAALIEDGMTVGMSGFTRAGEAKAVPHALAERAKVTPLKISLMTGASLGNDLDKQLTEAGVLARRMPFQVDSTLRKAINAGEVMFIDQHLSETVEQLRNQQLKLPDIAVIEAVAITEQGHIVPTTSVGNSASFAIFAKQVIVEINLAHNPNLEGLHDIYIPTYRPTRTPIPLTQVDDRIGSTAIPIPPEKIVAIVITNQSDSPSTVLPPDNETQAIADHLINFFKQEVDAGRMTNKLGPLQAGIGSIANSVMCGLIDSPFEDLTMYSEVLQDSTFDLIDAGKLSFASGSSITLSQRRNADVFGNLERYKDKLVLRPQEISNHPEVVRRLGIIGINTALEFDLYGNVNSTHVCGTRMMNGIGGSGDFARNAHLAIFVTKSIAKGGAISSVVPMVSHVDHTEHDVDILVTEIGLADLRGLAPRERARVVIDNCVHPDYREALNEYFEKACAIGGHTPHILREALSWHMNLEETGRMLAV